The following coding sequences lie in one Apium graveolens cultivar Ventura chromosome 1, ASM990537v1, whole genome shotgun sequence genomic window:
- the LOC141720773 gene encoding UDP-glucosyltransferase 29-like produces the protein MESKDRGITVLMLPWLGHGHITPFLELGKRLARKGLSIYLCSTPANFTSVKQTLTNNPSIKTIEIHLPNLPELPPQHHTTNGLPPNLLPLLKRAFDMAEPNFSNILQSLKPDLLIYDFIQFWAPRVALSQNVPSVFFITAGAATSCFVFHKHINSNSPFPFPNIYVTDYEKAKSEHSAKVNAHGMKLAERILSCARQSHEVVLVKSCNEIEGKYIKYLSALCEKTILPVGSLVTETVDCEKDDHAKIFEWLDKKNKASTVFVSFGSECFLPKEEMVEVASGLELSCVNFIWVVRFPIGDKFTGGFLKELRERVGEKGLILETWAPQLKILSHSSIGGFVSHCGWGSVMEAVTLGIPIIAIPIQYDQPLNARVVQEAGVGEEVKRGKNGKLEIGEIAKVIRKIVLNNDGDVVRRRTKYFSECVRERGDRDLDIVARELKKLCII, from the coding sequence atggaGAGCAAAGATAGAGGCATCACCGTTTTGATGTTACCATGGTTAGGCCATGGCCATATAACACCCTTTCTAGAGCTTGGGAAAAGACTTGCAAGAAAAGGCCTTTCTATATATCTATGTTCAACCCCTGCCAATTTTACTTCTGTCAAACAAACTCTTACAAACAACCCCTCAATTAAAACAATAGAGATTCATCTACCCAACTTGCCAGAACTTCCTCCTCAACACCACACAACAAATGGCCTCCCACCAAATCTCCTGCCCCTTCTCAAGAGAGCCTTTGATATGGCAGAACCTAACTTCTCCAATATCCTCCAAAGCCTAAAACCTGATTTGCTTATATATGATTTTATCCAATTTTGGGCACCTCGAGTGGCTTTGTCACAGAATGTTCCATCAGTTTTTTTCATCACAGCAGGTGCAGCAACAAGCTGTTTCGTATTTCATAAACATATCAACTCTAATTCTCCGTTTCCTTTTCCCAATATATATGTCACAGATTATGAGAAAGCAAAGTCTGAGCATTCGGCCAAAGTGAATGCGCATGGCATGAAACTTGCGGAACGTATTTTATCTTGCGCTAGGCAATCACATGAGGTGGTTTTAGTCAAGAGCTGTAATGAGATAGAGGGAAAATATATAAAGTATCTTTCCGCTCTGTGTGAGAAAACAATTCTACCAGTTGGTTCACTTGTTACAGAAACTGTTGACTGTGAAAAAGATGACCATGCCAAGATTTTTGAATGGCTTGACAAGAAAAATAAGGCATCGACAGTGTTTGTTTCATTCGGGAGTGAGTGTTTCTTGCCCAAGGAAGAGATGGTAGAGGTGGCCTCCGGGCTAGAGCTAAGTTGTGTGAATTTCATATGGGTTGTCAGGTTTCCTATTGGTGATAAGTTTACGGGGGGATTTCTAAAAGAACTGCGTGAAAGGGTTGGAGAAAAAGGATTGATTTTAGAGACATGGGCACCACAGTTGAAGATTTTAAGCCATTCAAGCATTGGAGGTTTTGTGAGTCATTGTGGATGGGGTTCAGTGATGGAAGCAGTGACATTAGGCATTCCGATAATTGCGATACCAATACAATATGATCAGCCACTCAATGCTAGGGTTGTGCAGGAGGCTGGGGTGGGTGAGGAAGTTAAGAGAGGTAAGAATGGGAAGCTTGAGATTGGTGAAATTGCCAAAGTTATAAGAAAAATAGTGTTAAATAATGATGGGGATGTAGTGAGGAGAAGAACTAAGTATTTCAGCGAGTGTGTAAGGGAAAGAGGAGACAGAGATTTAGATATAGTCGCAAGGGAACTGAAAAAACTCTGCATTATCTAA